Part of the Verrucomicrobiota bacterium genome is shown below.
GCTTGAACCTGCAAAAAGGTAAGACATAGAGAGGAACGCTCAGGTTAGCGGGTGGCTGAAATCAGGGGCTAGGTGTAGGCGTGGCGTAGGCCTGCTGCTGGTGGAACGGGCAGGTGCACGGTTGGGTGGGGTCGTACACGCTGCTGTAACCACTGCTGTTGCTGGACGGGCAAGTCTGCGGAACGACGCCGCCGCGGATGTACTGGGCCAGCGGATCCGGGTTGGTCGAACTGGGCACCAGCATCGTTTGGCCGGGGTGGTCGGCCACCCAGGAGTTCTTGGCCGATTCGATCATCTGGAGGTTCGCCATGCACTGGTTCCGTTTCGCCGAAGTCACCTGGGGAATCATGCTCATGACGATGGCGACCCCGAGCGTCCCCACGATGGCGGTGGTGACCACCACTTCAATCAAACTCCAGCCGGCCTGAAGGCGGCACTCCCGGGTGCGCCTGGCGCTCTGAGTTCCTGCACATGACATAGCTCCCTTCATCGGCAGCGCTGTAACCGGCTGAAGGCATGAATTCTATAAATACCACACCAGCTTCTGCCGGCCCTTCAGGCCTCGGACGAGG
Proteins encoded:
- a CDS encoding type II secretion system protein, whose protein sequence is MSCAGTQSARRTRECRLQAGWSLIEVVVTTAIVGTLGVAIVMSMIPQVTSAKRNQCMANLQMIESAKNSWVADHPGQTMLVPSSTNPDPLAQYIRGGVVPQTCPSSNSSGYSSVYDPTQPCTCPFHQQQAYATPTPSP